A window from Bacteroidota bacterium encodes these proteins:
- a CDS encoding RluA family pseudouridine synthase, whose translation MYETDELPDAESGSEQEMYEHHRFRVDPGQELLRIDKYLMHKLASVSRTKIQAAADAGNILVNEKPIKPSYKVKPLDHISILLPHPPKVFELLAEEIPLNIVHEDDALIILNKPPGLVVHPGYGNYTGTLVNGLLWHFEHLPKSSHEQRPGLVHRLDKDTSGIMVVAKTEYALAHLARQFYDRTNDRRYLALVWGDFDADEGTVEGHIGRSRRDRKVMDVYTDGSEGKPAVTHWKVIERLGYVTLVECKLETGRTHQIRAHMQHIGHPLFNDATYGGAHIVKGTSFTKYRQFIDNCFAACPRQALHARSLGIKHPATKQWMQFDSELPADMLAVLEKWRTYSNARRYEEDPAE comes from the coding sequence ATGTACGAAACCGACGAGTTGCCCGATGCCGAAAGTGGTAGTGAGCAGGAAATGTATGAACATCATCGCTTCAGGGTTGATCCGGGGCAGGAATTGCTGCGTATCGACAAATACCTGATGCACAAACTGGCTTCGGTTTCACGCACCAAAATTCAGGCTGCGGCTGATGCGGGAAATATCCTTGTAAATGAAAAGCCGATCAAGCCCAGTTACAAGGTAAAGCCGCTCGATCATATCTCCATTCTTCTTCCGCATCCGCCCAAAGTATTTGAACTGCTTGCCGAAGAGATTCCGCTGAATATCGTGCATGAAGATGATGCCCTCATTATCCTCAACAAGCCACCCGGACTTGTGGTGCATCCTGGTTACGGCAATTATACCGGCACACTGGTAAACGGACTGCTCTGGCATTTCGAACATTTGCCCAAGAGTTCGCACGAGCAGCGGCCCGGACTTGTGCATCGTCTTGATAAAGATACTTCGGGCATTATGGTTGTGGCTAAAACGGAATATGCGCTGGCGCATCTTGCCCGGCAGTTCTACGACCGCACCAATGATCGTCGCTACCTTGCACTGGTGTGGGGCGATTTTGATGCAGATGAAGGTACTGTGGAAGGTCACATTGGCCGCAGCCGCCGCGATCGGAAAGTGATGGATGTTTATACTGACGGAAGCGAAGGAAAACCGGCAGTTACACACTGGAAAGTGATTGAGCGTTTGGGTTATGTAACGTTGGTGGAGTGCAAACTCGAAACCGGCCGCACACACCAGATCCGTGCACATATGCAGCACATCGGTCATCCGCTTTTCAACGACGCTACCTACGGCGGGGCACACATTGTTAAAGGAACCAGCTTTACCAAGTACCGGCAATTTATCGATAATTGCTTTGCGGCCTGTCCGCGACAGGCGTTGCATGCACGTTCGCTGGGCATAAAGCATCCGGCCACAAAGCAGTGGATGCAGTTTGATTCGGAACTGCCGGCTGATATGCTTGCCGTGCTTGAGAAATGGCGCACCTATTCAAACGCGCGCCGGTATGAAGAAGATCCGGCCGAATAA
- a CDS encoding gliding motility-associated C-terminal domain-containing protein, with the protein MYVCCLTAFSQAGMWTWKKGSTAVNSNGSYGVQGVSSPLNEPPARYEAAQWTDAAGNLWLYGGGIGMQRFADLWKYDVALGEWTWMHGSNMANTPAIWGTQGVAAQANTPGGIGFGASTWTDAAGNLWLYGGDNGTAAPFGDLWKFDPGINMWTWVKGSGTPGAAPVFGTQQVAAPANTPGALEETACNWVDQQGRLWLFGGTPSGVGAAYDALWMYDPATNMWTWMKGASSVNAPPVYGTLNVPSPFNTPGARWCYTHWTDNAGNLWLFGGVDAISPVFMGFYNDLWMYNVAQNMWVWKGGSQQVNQPGVYGTKCVPAAGNVPGGRGETRACWTDSCGFFWLFGGRDLNYDLYNDLWRYDPAAGMWTWISGSATPNQPGVYGVQNVAAATNVPGGRQGNVSWYNAAGLWLFGGEGSAGGQQNDLWLYVPDTVSLQLTAAPLTGCAPLLVSFNAATQGCGAVKSMLWTFGDPASGSADTAFATQPLHVYNAAGTYTVTCIVTDCQQRSDTAHLSITVTPGITLQAAVTASQCISSGAITVMASGGAGNYNYAWQPAVSTQQTATGLSPGTYIIQVTDANGCAAADTLAVLLADSTSVLLGNDTVVCFDTLLTLSATGSASAFAWSTGQTTASILVSQSGMYSVTATEGNCNAHDSVQVLFVPKPLTEMNPAYCETGFTELTVAASASANILWSTGDTSALLLAQTPGTYTVTVSDSGCAFIDSFMVTSEAGSTALYFPNSFTPNGDGLNETFSGYGEGILEFDLTLYNRWGELIFHSTSLAQEWDGTVNNNLVQEDVYVWVATYRLSCDENREITRRGHVSVIR; encoded by the coding sequence ATGTACGTGTGTTGCCTTACTGCTTTTTCGCAGGCGGGGATGTGGACGTGGAAGAAAGGAAGTACTGCTGTAAACAGCAATGGCAGCTACGGTGTGCAAGGGGTGAGCTCGCCACTTAATGAGCCGCCGGCGCGCTACGAAGCTGCGCAATGGACAGATGCGGCCGGCAACCTCTGGCTTTATGGCGGGGGAATTGGCATGCAGCGTTTTGCCGATTTGTGGAAGTACGATGTGGCGCTTGGCGAATGGACATGGATGCATGGCAGCAATATGGCCAATACGCCAGCCATTTGGGGAACGCAAGGAGTCGCTGCTCAGGCCAACACACCCGGTGGCATCGGATTCGGGGCAAGCACATGGACAGATGCGGCAGGAAATCTTTGGCTATACGGCGGCGACAACGGCACTGCTGCACCCTTCGGCGATTTATGGAAATTTGATCCGGGCATAAACATGTGGACATGGGTAAAAGGTTCGGGCACACCCGGCGCTGCGCCAGTGTTTGGCACGCAACAGGTAGCCGCACCCGCCAACACGCCCGGCGCACTTGAAGAAACGGCCTGCAACTGGGTCGATCAGCAGGGGCGGTTATGGCTGTTTGGTGGCACACCTTCTGGTGTTGGAGCGGCTTATGATGCGTTGTGGATGTATGATCCGGCAACCAACATGTGGACTTGGATGAAAGGTGCATCGAGTGTAAATGCACCGCCGGTTTACGGTACGCTCAATGTGCCTTCGCCGTTTAATACGCCCGGTGCGCGCTGGTGTTATACACACTGGACAGACAATGCCGGCAATCTCTGGCTGTTTGGCGGCGTGGATGCTATAAGCCCTGTTTTTATGGGTTTTTACAACGATTTGTGGATGTACAACGTGGCGCAGAACATGTGGGTGTGGAAAGGCGGCAGTCAGCAGGTTAATCAGCCCGGAGTGTATGGTACGAAATGTGTGCCTGCCGCAGGCAATGTGCCCGGTGGTCGTGGCGAAACACGCGCGTGCTGGACAGACAGCTGCGGCTTTTTCTGGTTGTTTGGCGGGCGTGATCTGAATTATGATTTGTATAACGACTTGTGGCGTTATGATCCGGCAGCGGGCATGTGGACATGGATAAGTGGTTCTGCCACGCCCAACCAGCCCGGTGTGTATGGTGTGCAAAATGTGGCAGCTGCAACCAATGTGCCCGGTGGCAGGCAGGGCAATGTTAGCTGGTACAATGCTGCCGGGCTTTGGTTGTTTGGGGGCGAAGGAAGTGCTGGCGGACAGCAGAACGATTTATGGCTTTATGTGCCCGACACGGTGTCGTTGCAACTCACAGCCGCGCCGCTTACCGGCTGCGCGCCGCTGCTGGTGAGCTTCAATGCTGCCACACAGGGCTGCGGTGCCGTGAAATCAATGCTCTGGACGTTTGGCGATCCGGCTTCGGGCAGCGCTGATACGGCCTTCGCCACGCAGCCACTGCATGTGTACAATGCTGCCGGCACCTACACGGTTACCTGCATTGTAACCGATTGTCAGCAACGCTCTGATACAGCTCATCTCAGCATTACGGTTACTCCCGGCATTACACTGCAGGCGGCGGTTACGGCTTCGCAGTGTATTTCATCTGGAGCAATTACTGTAATGGCTTCAGGCGGTGCGGGCAATTACAACTACGCGTGGCAGCCGGCTGTTTCAACGCAGCAAACAGCCACAGGCCTGTCGCCCGGCACTTACATTATTCAGGTAACCGACGCAAACGGATGCGCCGCTGCCGATACACTGGCCGTGCTGCTTGCTGATTCCACTTCAGTATTGCTTGGGAACGACACGGTGGTTTGCTTTGATACACTTCTTACCCTATCGGCCACAGGCAGTGCTTCGGCTTTTGCCTGGTCAACCGGACAAACCACCGCATCAATACTGGTTTCGCAAAGTGGTATGTATTCGGTTACTGCCACCGAAGGCAATTGCAATGCACACGACTCGGTACAGGTGCTTTTTGTACCAAAACCTTTAACAGAAATGAATCCCGCGTATTGCGAAACCGGCTTCACGGAGCTAACTGTTGCCGCTTCTGCTTCTGCCAATATCCTCTGGTCAACCGGCGATACCTCGGCGCTGCTGCTTGCTCAGACTCCGGGCACCTACACCGTAACCGTGAGCGACAGTGGCTGTGCCTTTATTGATTCATTTATGGTTACCAGTGAAGCTGGCAGCACCGCTCTTTATTTTCCCAATTCATTCACTCCCAACGGCGACGGGTTAAATGAAACATTCAGCGGCTACGGCGAAGGCATTCTCGAGTTTGATCTCACTCTTTACAACCGTTGGGGCGAGCTTATTTTTCATTCCACTTCGCTTGCACAGGAATGGGATGGAACAGTAAACAACAATCTGGTGCAGGAAGATGTATATGTGTGGGTGGCCACATACCGGCTTAGCTGCGATGAAAACAGGGAGATTACCCGGCGCGGACATGTAAGTGTAATCCGGTAA
- a CDS encoding AAA family ATPase, whose protein sequence is MIEFKSDVEAVDYFRERYNRLTTEIRKVIVGQEDVVRDVLISIFSNGHCLLVGVPGLAKTLLVNTIAQSLGLSYNRIQFTPDLMPGDIIGSEILDENRQFRFIKGPLFANIILADEINRTPPKTQSALLEAMQERAVTAAGKRYELDKPFFVLATQNPIEQEGTYPLPEAQLDRFMFNVWLDYPNLNDEIQVVRQTTAGTTPELNKVLSIEEISYLQQLVRRVPVPDNVLEYAVKLAASTRPNTATAAAEVNRLLSWGAGPRASQYLIIGAKCHAVVNGKYSPDIEDVRAVAAPILRHRIVRNYKAEAEGVKVDDIIKSLL, encoded by the coding sequence ATGATCGAGTTTAAGTCAGACGTAGAAGCAGTTGATTATTTCCGTGAACGCTACAACCGCCTCACTACCGAAATCCGCAAGGTAATTGTAGGGCAGGAGGATGTGGTGCGCGATGTGCTTATCTCTATATTCAGCAACGGACACTGTTTGCTTGTAGGCGTTCCCGGACTTGCCAAAACGCTGCTTGTAAACACCATTGCACAATCGCTTGGTCTTAGTTACAACCGCATTCAGTTTACGCCTGATCTTATGCCGGGCGATATTATCGGTTCGGAAATTCTCGACGAGAACCGCCAATTCCGCTTCATCAAAGGGCCGCTGTTTGCCAATATTATTCTGGCCGACGAAATTAACCGTACGCCGCCAAAAACGCAGTCGGCCCTGCTCGAAGCCATGCAGGAACGTGCAGTAACAGCTGCCGGCAAACGCTACGAACTTGATAAGCCGTTTTTCGTACTTGCCACACAAAATCCTATTGAACAGGAAGGTACGTATCCGCTGCCCGAAGCGCAGCTCGACCGTTTTATGTTTAACGTGTGGCTCGATTATCCAAATCTGAACGACGAAATCCAGGTTGTACGTCAAACAACCGCTGGCACCACACCCGAACTGAACAAGGTACTCAGCATCGAAGAAATAAGCTACCTGCAACAGCTTGTGCGCCGTGTACCTGTGCCCGACAATGTGCTTGAATATGCCGTGAAACTGGCCGCTTCCACACGACCAAACACCGCCACCGCCGCTGCCGAAGTAAACCGCCTGCTCTCCTGGGGCGCCGGTCCGCGTGCTTCACAGTACCTGATCATCGGTGCCAAGTGCCACGCTGTGGTTAACGGAAAATACTCGCCCGATATTGAAGATGTACGCGCAGTGGCTGCCCCCATTCTCCGCCACCGCATTGTGCGCAACTACAAGGCCGAAGCCGAAGGTGTGAAAGTGGACGATATCATCAAGTCGCTGCTATAA
- a CDS encoding peptidylprolyl isomerase, with translation MKKFLLFAVPLFALSTALPAQTPAAMPNDPNDPILMTIGGSPIRLSEFMYVYKKNNKDQGNDPKAIENYLDLFVTFKMKVKEAEDLKRDTVSKFRTELAGYRRQVAQQYLTDKRVNDSLLREAYNRMQWDVRASHILVKLPENPLPKDTMLAWMRVNIARNMVLGKPVTKQIADYDQQLRKTNAAWPKLTPADTLKIFNLVNPLRQLDRRYKGKVVPFEEVARLISEDPSAAQNSGDLGYFTAFSMVYPFETAAYNTPVGQISTPVTTRFGYHIVKVVDRRKAQGEILVAHIMVKAPDGMPATDSLNAKQKADEIYAKAKAGEDFTTLVKQFSDDKGSAAKNGELPWFGLYKMPPSFEKASFALQNNGDISEPVKTAWGWHIIKRIDRRDVPAYETIKGEIKGKVSKDQRALSGRTALIERVKKEYGFTQNLAARDEFYKLVDSTYFLGQWTAESKAKGYDKQLFTIGKKVYTQKEFAAWLEVRQVRRGGKGDVKQVVDMMYNQMVEEMCVAYEDNQLETKYPDFRNLMQEYRDGILLFDLQDEKVWSRAVTDSTGLRNFYEANKNNYLWPERADATVYSCADEKTAKAVRKMLKKGKSEKEILETLNKNSQLNVQTETKLYHKGDNALVDQNWKEGTSANTVKDGRVMFVVTRKVMPPTPKSLQEARGLITNDYQTQLEKEWVESLRKKYPVVINREVLPRK, from the coding sequence ATGAAAAAGTTCCTGCTCTTCGCAGTGCCTTTGTTTGCACTTAGTACTGCGCTTCCGGCTCAGACTCCGGCAGCAATGCCCAATGATCCGAATGATCCGATTCTGATGACGATTGGTGGCTCGCCCATCCGCCTTTCAGAATTTATGTATGTATATAAGAAGAACAACAAAGATCAGGGCAATGATCCGAAAGCGATAGAGAATTATCTCGACCTTTTTGTGACCTTTAAAATGAAGGTAAAGGAAGCTGAAGACCTGAAACGCGACACGGTGAGCAAGTTCCGCACCGAGCTTGCCGGCTACCGCCGTCAGGTGGCCCAGCAGTATCTTACCGATAAACGCGTAAACGACAGTCTGCTACGCGAAGCCTACAACCGTATGCAGTGGGATGTGCGCGCCAGCCACATTCTTGTAAAACTTCCCGAAAATCCGCTTCCCAAAGACACCATGCTGGCATGGATGCGTGTGAACATTGCCCGCAACATGGTGCTTGGTAAGCCTGTAACCAAACAAATTGCCGACTACGATCAGCAACTGCGTAAAACCAATGCCGCCTGGCCTAAGCTCACACCGGCTGATACGCTTAAAATTTTCAATCTGGTAAACCCGCTTCGCCAGCTCGATCGTCGATACAAAGGCAAGGTGGTGCCGTTTGAAGAAGTAGCCCGCCTTATTTCCGAAGATCCTTCGGCCGCACAAAACAGCGGCGACCTGGGTTATTTCACCGCCTTTTCAATGGTTTATCCCTTCGAAACGGCTGCTTACAACACGCCCGTGGGGCAGATCAGCACACCGGTTACTACCCGTTTTGGCTATCATATTGTAAAAGTAGTTGACCGCCGCAAGGCGCAGGGCGAAATTCTGGTGGCGCACATTATGGTAAAAGCCCCCGATGGCATGCCGGCAACCGATTCACTGAACGCCAAGCAAAAAGCCGATGAAATTTACGCTAAAGCCAAAGCCGGTGAAGACTTTACCACATTGGTAAAACAATTTTCCGACGACAAGGGCTCGGCTGCCAAAAACGGTGAGCTGCCCTGGTTTGGCCTTTACAAAATGCCGCCCAGCTTTGAGAAGGCATCTTTTGCCCTGCAAAACAACGGTGATATTTCAGAGCCGGTTAAAACGGCCTGGGGCTGGCACATCATCAAACGCATCGACCGTCGCGACGTGCCTGCTTACGAAACCATTAAAGGCGAAATCAAAGGCAAGGTAAGCAAAGACCAGCGCGCACTCAGCGGCCGCACGGCGCTCATCGAGCGTGTGAAAAAAGAATATGGCTTTACCCAAAACCTCGCTGCCCGCGATGAGTTTTACAAACTGGTTGACAGCACCTACTTCCTCGGGCAGTGGACCGCCGAATCGAAAGCAAAAGGGTATGATAAACAGCTCTTTACCATTGGTAAAAAAGTATATACCCAGAAAGAATTTGCGGCCTGGCTCGAAGTACGTCAGGTGCGTCGTGGCGGAAAAGGCGATGTGAAGCAGGTGGTGGACATGATGTACAACCAGATGGTTGAAGAAATGTGTGTGGCCTACGAAGACAACCAGCTCGAAACCAAATACCCTGATTTCCGCAACCTCATGCAGGAATACCGCGACGGCATTCTGTTGTTTGATTTGCAGGATGAAAAAGTATGGTCACGTGCGGTAACCGACTCAACCGGCCTTCGTAATTTCTACGAAGCCAACAAAAACAACTACCTCTGGCCCGAGCGTGCGGATGCCACCGTGTATTCCTGCGCCGATGAGAAAACCGCCAAAGCTGTGCGTAAAATGCTCAAGAAGGGTAAATCGGAAAAAGAAATTCTCGAAACCCTCAACAAAAACTCACAGCTTAACGTGCAAACCGAAACCAAACTCTATCACAAAGGGGATAATGCCCTTGTGGATCAGAACTGGAAAGAAGGCACTTCTGCCAACACCGTGAAAGACGGCCGCGTAATGTTTGTGGTTACCCGCAAGGTTATGCCGCCCACACCCAAGTCGTTGCAGGAAGCACGTGGTTTGATTACCAACGACTATCAGACACAACTTGAAAAGGAATGGGTAGAGAGCCTGCGCAAAAAGTATCCGGTGGTAATTAACCGCGAGGTGCTTCCGCGTAAATAA
- a CDS encoding DUF2179 domain-containing protein gives MSDELLNDLFNWVVIPLLIFIARLGDVTLATLRNIFISKGFRRIVPFVGFFEVLIWLIAMKQVMSKADNLASYLAWAFGFACGTYVGMRIEERLALGTQVIRIITNQLSQELIEALREANHGITVVDAEGAKGPVKMIFTVVKRTSVPDVIAILEKHQPNAFFSVEDVRNAQHGVFRSSERKLNLVRTLFPDRKGK, from the coding sequence ATGAGCGACGAACTGCTCAACGACCTTTTTAACTGGGTTGTCATTCCGCTGCTTATTTTCATAGCGCGTTTGGGCGATGTAACACTTGCTACGCTGCGCAATATTTTTATTTCGAAAGGTTTCAGGCGGATTGTTCCGTTTGTGGGTTTCTTCGAAGTGCTCATCTGGCTCATTGCCATGAAACAGGTAATGAGCAAAGCCGATAATCTTGCATCCTATCTGGCATGGGCTTTCGGATTTGCCTGCGGTACCTATGTAGGTATGCGCATTGAAGAACGGCTTGCACTGGGAACTCAGGTAATCCGCATCATTACCAATCAGCTTAGTCAGGAACTAATTGAGGCACTGCGCGAAGCCAACCACGGCATTACCGTAGTGGATGCCGAAGGAGCTAAAGGTCCGGTGAAAATGATTTTTACCGTAGTAAAGCGTACCAGCGTCCCCGATGTAATTGCCATTCTTGAAAAACATCAGCCCAACGCATTCTTCTCGGTAGAGGATGTGCGTAATGCGCAGCACGGCGTGTTTCGAAGCAGCGAACGCAAGCTCAATCTGGTGCGTACACTTTTTCCTGACCGGAAAGGGAAGTAG
- a CDS encoding peptidylprolyl isomerase produces the protein MNRFFFLLFLLLSTGSLFAQDNGARIDRVVAVVGDQIVKESEVENVLLQYAREGVTITDSVRSSVLEQLLFQKLLVSQALHDSLTVSESEIQQEMDLRMRYYLQSFGSVEAFEKFYGKTVDAFKFELHDKVRDLLLAKRMQQQITQNVTVSPVDVKDYFSSQPQDSLPFISSTVEVGQIVVSPPVNPEILEYTRLETENIRNKVIKGEIDFCAAAALYSQDPGSAQKCGTYENIRRGSFVPEFEALMFTLKEGETSPVFKTDFGFHFLQVISRKGDEVTVRHILRVIPTLPEDLRNCKVRLDSIMRFVRLDSLTFCEAAARFSTDDESKYSCGLILNPITGNSRIDVELLGQLDPDPNFPITVNQMKVGAFSAPMLTLTRQSKEAYRVLWLKSRSEPHRANLKDDYQMIQDLTLQKKQDEALNKWVDKKLATTYIRISPDYRNTSFRFSWLKHAQ, from the coding sequence ATGAACCGATTTTTTTTCCTCCTCTTCCTTCTTCTTTCAACAGGCTCGCTTTTTGCCCAGGATAACGGCGCACGTATTGACCGTGTGGTGGCCGTGGTAGGCGATCAGATTGTGAAAGAGTCGGAAGTGGAAAATGTGCTGCTGCAGTATGCCCGCGAGGGAGTAACAATAACCGACAGTGTACGCAGCTCGGTGTTGGAGCAACTGCTTTTTCAGAAACTTCTCGTGTCGCAGGCGCTGCACGACAGTCTTACCGTGTCTGAATCTGAAATTCAGCAGGAAATGGATCTGCGTATGCGCTACTACCTGCAAAGCTTTGGCTCAGTGGAGGCGTTTGAAAAGTTCTACGGCAAAACGGTTGATGCGTTTAAGTTTGAACTGCACGACAAAGTGCGCGATCTGTTGCTTGCCAAACGTATGCAGCAACAGATTACCCAGAACGTAACTGTTTCGCCGGTTGATGTGAAAGACTACTTCAGCAGTCAGCCGCAGGACAGTTTACCATTTATTAGTTCAACGGTTGAGGTGGGGCAGATTGTGGTTTCACCTCCGGTTAATCCTGAAATTCTCGAATACACCCGCTTGGAAACCGAGAATATCCGCAATAAAGTAATAAAGGGTGAAATTGATTTCTGTGCAGCGGCTGCGCTTTACTCACAGGATCCGGGCTCGGCACAGAAATGTGGCACCTACGAAAACATCCGCCGTGGTTCGTTTGTCCCCGAATTCGAAGCACTCATGTTCACACTCAAGGAAGGCGAAACATCGCCTGTGTTTAAAACCGATTTCGGCTTTCACTTCCTTCAGGTAATTTCCCGCAAGGGCGATGAAGTTACGGTGCGCCACATCCTGCGCGTTATTCCCACACTTCCCGAAGATCTTCGTAACTGTAAGGTGCGCCTCGATTCCATTATGCGCTTTGTGCGTCTTGATTCGCTTACCTTCTGCGAAGCAGCCGCCCGCTTTTCTACCGACGATGAATCAAAATACAGTTGCGGACTTATTCTCAATCCGATAACTGGTAACTCTCGTATTGACGTGGAACTGCTCGGTCAGCTTGATCCTGATCCCAACTTCCCCATTACCGTTAACCAGATGAAAGTGGGGGCTTTTTCAGCACCGATGCTCACACTCACCCGCCAGTCGAAAGAAGCATACCGTGTGCTCTGGCTCAAATCGCGCTCCGAGCCGCACCGAGCCAATCTCAAAGATGATTACCAGATGATTCAGGATCTCACCCTGCAAAAGAAACAGGATGAAGCGCTCAACAAATGGGTCGATAAAAAACTGGCGACTACTTATATTCGCATTTCCCCCGATTACAGAAATACCAGTTTCCGCTTTTCATGGCTGAAACACGCACAGTAA